A DNA window from Candidatus Roseilinea sp. contains the following coding sequences:
- the radA gene encoding DNA repair protein RadA: MPKTAAPKLKTQYVCTSCGSVHARWSGKCPTCDEWNTLVEEVVEEQSAAGRRIPALGARPQKLADVRADAIQRLPLPIGEFSRVLGGGIVPGSLVLIGGDPGIGKSTLLLQSAVLTARHVGPTLYVSGEESAQQIKMRAERLGVGDSELYLLTETNLDAVMTAIETMKPKLCIVDSIQTMYVDGLQSSPGTVTQVRESAQRLQAIAKAHDVAIFIVGHVTKEGNIAGPKVLEHIVDTVLQLEGDRFQSFRVLRSMKNRFGATSEVGVFEMTGDGMREVLNPSEAFLAERMRHAPGSTVAVTMEGTRSLLVEIQALTSATQNPMPRRTANGFDYNRLFLLIAVLGKRVGIRLYDQDVFVNVVGGLTIDEPAADLAAAIAIASAYRNVPASPDLAVVGEVGLSGEIRSVGQLNQRLNEAARLGFARCILPKTARPVERPPEALQLLPVRSLGEALDVALGQ; the protein is encoded by the coding sequence ATGCCCAAAACAGCCGCGCCCAAGCTGAAGACGCAATATGTCTGCACGAGCTGCGGCAGCGTACATGCGCGCTGGTCGGGCAAGTGCCCGACATGCGACGAGTGGAACACCCTGGTCGAGGAAGTAGTCGAGGAGCAGTCGGCAGCGGGCCGGCGCATCCCCGCGCTCGGCGCTCGGCCGCAGAAATTGGCCGACGTGCGCGCCGACGCAATCCAACGGCTGCCGTTGCCCATCGGCGAATTCAGCCGCGTGCTGGGCGGCGGCATCGTGCCCGGTTCCCTTGTGTTGATCGGCGGCGACCCGGGCATCGGCAAAAGCACACTGCTGCTACAGAGCGCGGTGCTCACCGCCCGGCACGTCGGGCCCACCTTGTATGTCAGCGGCGAAGAGAGCGCCCAACAAATCAAGATGCGCGCCGAGCGGCTGGGCGTGGGCGACAGCGAACTCTACCTACTCACCGAGACCAACCTCGACGCAGTGATGACTGCGATCGAGACCATGAAGCCGAAGCTGTGCATCGTGGATTCGATTCAGACGATGTACGTAGATGGCCTGCAATCCTCGCCCGGCACGGTCACCCAGGTGCGCGAGAGCGCACAGCGATTGCAGGCGATCGCCAAAGCCCACGATGTGGCCATCTTCATCGTCGGTCATGTGACCAAGGAAGGCAACATTGCCGGGCCGAAGGTGCTCGAACACATCGTGGACACCGTGCTGCAACTGGAGGGCGACCGCTTTCAATCCTTCCGCGTGCTGCGCAGCATGAAAAACCGCTTCGGCGCGACCAGCGAGGTGGGCGTGTTCGAGATGACCGGCGACGGCATGCGCGAAGTGCTCAACCCCAGCGAGGCCTTTCTGGCCGAACGCATGCGGCACGCTCCCGGCAGCACGGTTGCCGTCACAATGGAGGGCACCCGCTCGCTGTTGGTAGAAATCCAGGCGTTGACCAGCGCTACCCAGAACCCCATGCCGCGCCGCACCGCCAACGGCTTCGACTACAACCGGCTCTTTCTGCTGATCGCCGTGCTGGGCAAGCGCGTCGGCATTCGCCTATACGACCAGGATGTGTTCGTCAACGTAGTAGGCGGGCTAACCATTGACGAGCCGGCCGCCGATTTGGCTGCTGCAATCGCTATCGCTAGCGCATACAGAAATGTGCCGGCGTCACCGGACCTCGCGGTTGTGGGCGAGGTAGGATTAAGCGGTGAAATCCGCAGCGTTGGCCAGTTGAACCAGCGGCTGAACGAAGCCGCAAGGCTTGGCTTTGCGCGCTGCATCTTGCCCAAAACCGCGCGCCCAGTCGAGCGCCCACCGGAGGCGCTTCAGTTGTTGCCGGTGCGCAGCCTGGGCGAGGCGCTGGATGTGGCACTGGGCCAATGA
- a CDS encoding UDP-glucose 4-epimerase has protein sequence MSSYSTTCTKVMPKPSPPQATLVRGDLADKAAVKALFDDHPDIDGIMHFASYTLVGESMEKPLLYLRDNLVNAANLLEEATARGVRRFILSSTANLFDLPPDRQFDAIDERFPIIPGSPYGEGKFFIERMLHWFNRIYGWKYACLRYFNACGDLPDRGEDHNPETHLIPLVLQVALGQRPHITIFGDDYPTRDGTCVRDYIHVIDLAHAHILVMEALDRLGTRQYNLGNGKGYTVKEVIEVARRVTGHPIPAIVGPRRPGDPAVLVASSETIRRELGWEPKYASLEAIIQSAWEWHRTHPHGYASIRK, from the coding sequence ATGTCGTCGTATTCGACAACCTGCACCAAGGTCATGCCGAAGCCGTCCCCCCCCCAAGCCACCCTCGTGCGCGGCGACCTGGCCGACAAAGCTGCCGTCAAAGCGTTGTTCGACGACCACCCTGACATTGACGGCATCATGCACTTTGCATCGTATACGCTGGTGGGCGAGAGCATGGAGAAGCCGCTGCTATACCTGCGCGACAACTTGGTCAACGCCGCCAACCTGCTGGAGGAGGCGACCGCGCGCGGCGTAAGGCGCTTCATCCTCTCCTCCACGGCCAACCTGTTTGACCTGCCGCCGGATCGCCAGTTCGACGCCATAGACGAGCGCTTCCCCATCATCCCCGGCTCACCCTACGGTGAGGGCAAGTTCTTCATCGAACGCATGCTGCACTGGTTCAACCGCATCTACGGATGGAAATACGCTTGCTTGCGCTACTTCAATGCCTGCGGCGACTTACCCGATCGCGGTGAGGATCACAACCCAGAAACGCATCTCATCCCGCTTGTGCTTCAGGTAGCGCTAGGCCAGCGTCCGCACATCACCATCTTCGGCGATGACTATCCCACCCGAGATGGCACGTGCGTGCGCGATTACATCCACGTGATTGACCTCGCCCACGCGCACATCTTGGTCATGGAGGCGCTCGACCGGCTGGGGACGCGCCAGTACAACCTGGGCAATGGCAAAGGCTACACGGTCAAGGAAGTGATCGAAGTGGCGCGCCGGGTCACCGGTCATCCGATCCCAGCGATCGTCGGCCCACGTCGGCCGGGCGACCCAGCCGTGCTCGTCGCTTCATCGGAGACGATACGCCGCGAACTCGGCTGGGAACCGAAATATGCCAGCCTGGAAGCGATCATCCAGAGCGCGTGGGAGTGGCACCGGACACACCCGCACGGCTATGCGAGCATTAGGAAGTGA
- a CDS encoding carotenoid 1,2-hydratase: protein MSRGLPIGVSVAAVLGLTMLGWAAFSTSTGSGEQARATVAGLQRDAMSDRFAHAREPRAFDFPHDHGPHDAYQTEWWYYTGNLFDATGRHFGYQLTFFRRALVPPDEQALLADRESSFAFDQVYFAHFAITDSTANAHVSFEKYSRGAAGLAGAQASPFRVFVEDWAAIAAHDDGDAARVRLVAAQDGYSIELTLASTKPIVLHGDRGLSQKSPNPGNASYYYSMTRMATMGKVTTPRGTFEVTGNSWLDREWSTSALDENTEGWDWFSLQFDDGREVMFFKLRQKGTGNTSFAKGTYVDADGRAELVRQDEATITVLDRWTSRQTGATYPVRWRLTSPRYGLDIEIAARIPDQEMRLTQRYWEGAVTFKGTSTAGLVAGVGYVEMTGY from the coding sequence GTGAGTAGAGGCTTACCGATAGGCGTCAGTGTAGCAGCAGTGCTGGGCTTGACGATGCTGGGCTGGGCGGCTTTTAGCACGTCCACGGGGAGCGGTGAGCAAGCGCGGGCGACCGTCGCCGGCCTACAACGCGATGCGATGTCAGACCGTTTCGCACATGCGCGGGAACCGCGCGCGTTTGACTTCCCGCACGATCATGGCCCGCACGATGCCTATCAGACGGAATGGTGGTATTACACCGGCAATCTGTTTGACGCTACGGGGCGTCACTTCGGCTACCAGCTCACGTTCTTTCGACGCGCGCTTGTCCCACCTGACGAGCAGGCGTTGCTCGCCGATCGCGAGTCGTCCTTTGCTTTCGATCAGGTGTACTTCGCGCACTTTGCCATCACCGACAGCACAGCGAACGCGCATGTCTCGTTTGAGAAGTATAGCCGTGGCGCTGCGGGCCTGGCCGGCGCGCAGGCCAGCCCTTTTCGCGTGTTTGTCGAAGATTGGGCGGCGATTGCTGCGCATGACGACGGCGACGCAGCGCGGGTTCGACTGGTTGCCGCGCAGGATGGCTACTCCATTGAACTCACTCTAGCCAGCACGAAGCCGATCGTCTTGCATGGCGATCGCGGCTTGAGCCAGAAGTCGCCCAATCCGGGGAACGCCTCGTACTACTACTCGATGACGCGCATGGCGACGATGGGCAAAGTGACCACGCCGCGCGGGACGTTTGAGGTGACCGGCAATAGTTGGCTCGACCGCGAGTGGAGCACCAGCGCCCTCGACGAGAATACCGAAGGTTGGGACTGGTTCTCTCTACAATTCGACGATGGCCGCGAGGTCATGTTCTTTAAGCTGCGCCAAAAGGGGACCGGCAACACCAGCTTTGCTAAAGGCACGTACGTAGATGCCGATGGGCGCGCGGAGCTTGTCCGTCAAGACGAGGCGACGATCACTGTGCTCGATCGCTGGACTAGTCGGCAGACCGGCGCGACGTATCCGGTGCGATGGCGGTTGACGTCGCCGCGCTACGGCCTGGACATCGAGATTGCTGCGCGCATCCCAGATCAGGAGATGCGCCTGACGCAGCGTTACTGGGAAGGTGCTGTGACTTTTAAGGGCACTTCAACTGCCGGGCTGGTTGCCGGCGTAGGATACGTCGAAATGACCGGCTACTGA
- a CDS encoding UPF0271 protein, producing MADDAAILSHITAANIACGGHAGNNDSMRAALQLCKRFGVSAGAHPSYPDRAGFGRRVLPMTPAEIVAAVREQIQALSAIASEEGVPLTHVKPHGALYNQAAAHREIADAIVHAIVAHDPGLALIGLSGSALIEAGTAAGLRVLREAFADRAYERDGSLRARNLPDALIEDNLRCLSQVESIVLHGLATAHDGTRIALRADTICIHSDTTGAAERAAFLRQGLLQIGVALVGV from the coding sequence ATGGCTGATGACGCCGCGATCCTATCGCACATCACCGCAGCCAATATCGCCTGCGGTGGGCACGCCGGCAACAACGACTCGATGCGCGCTGCATTACAACTGTGCAAGCGATTCGGCGTGAGCGCCGGCGCGCATCCCTCGTATCCGGATCGCGCCGGCTTCGGACGGCGCGTATTGCCGATGACACCCGCCGAGATCGTCGCTGCCGTCCGCGAACAGATTCAAGCGCTATCCGCCATCGCGTCCGAGGAGGGCGTGCCGCTTACGCACGTGAAACCGCATGGCGCGCTCTACAACCAGGCCGCGGCGCATCGCGAGATTGCCGATGCGATTGTGCACGCAATCGTCGCGCATGACCCAGGTTTGGCGCTGATCGGCTTATCCGGCTCGGCGCTCATCGAGGCCGGCACAGCCGCCGGGCTGCGCGTATTGCGCGAGGCATTCGCCGACCGCGCGTATGAGCGCGATGGCTCCCTGCGCGCCCGGAATCTGCCCGATGCGCTGATCGAGGACAACCTGCGCTGCCTGTCACAAGTCGAGAGCATCGTCCTGCATGGGCTGGCGACGGCGCATGACGGCACGCGCATCGCGCTGCGCGCCGATACGATCTGCATTCACAGCGACACAACAGGCGCAGCCGAGCGCGCAGCTTTCCTGCGGCAGGGGTTGTTGCAAATCGGCGTCGCATTAGTGGGTGTGTGA
- a CDS encoding allophanate hydrolase: MGEAALLIECTLDDIAEANAHALALTRVLPTEWHPLPAIRSVLVRFDPLRYTQDEVQAYVQDALAHATPGALPPGRQVTIPVRYGGEDGPDLEDAARQLGLAPDELIAQHTARPWRVLMIGFAPGFPYIGPLPASLTLPRRDTPRAAVPAGSVAIAAGMTGIYPSQLPGGWHLIGRTEVTLFDPAREPPTFLQAGDHVQFVAIASGNPTEEEKIATG; this comes from the coding sequence ATGGGCGAGGCAGCGTTGCTCATCGAATGCACGCTGGATGACATAGCCGAAGCCAATGCGCACGCGCTGGCGCTGACTCGAGTCCTGCCTACAGAGTGGCACCCGCTACCGGCAATTCGTTCGGTGTTAGTTCGCTTTGACCCATTGCGCTATACACAGGACGAAGTGCAGGCCTACGTGCAGGACGCGCTCGCCCACGCGACGCCCGGTGCGCTCCCGCCGGGACGGCAAGTGACCATACCAGTGCGCTATGGCGGCGAAGACGGCCCCGACCTGGAAGACGCCGCGCGCCAGCTCGGCCTCGCGCCGGATGAACTCATCGCGCAACACACCGCGCGGCCATGGCGCGTGCTGATGATCGGCTTCGCACCGGGATTCCCCTATATCGGCCCACTGCCCGCATCGCTGACGCTGCCGCGACGCGACACACCGCGCGCCGCCGTGCCGGCCGGTTCGGTGGCCATCGCCGCCGGCATGACCGGCATCTATCCGTCGCAGTTGCCAGGCGGCTGGCACCTCATCGGCCGAACCGAGGTCACGCTCTTCGACCCCGCGCGTGAACCACCGACATTCCTGCAAGCCGGCGACCATGTGCAGTTTGTGGCCATCGCCTCTGGCAACCCCACCGAGGAAGAGAAAATAGCGACGGGATAG
- a CDS encoding urea amidolyase, giving the protein MRVIAPGALCTIQDLGRPGYQHFGAPIGGAMDRVACVIANRLVGNPPTAACLEITAGGTAFEVLAPCVIAATGGDLGATLDNRLLPTWVSALVRPGQRIAFEERRRGARAYLALAGGVDAPLALGSRSTYLPGRFGGLGGRALQMGDVIRPASSAFDLARLAGRIWPAPVDYAPLIRILPFHPSPGQPDLTGLDLLTALPWRVGVTSNRIGLRLEGARLSSAQAGDLPSFGIVPGVIQLPPDGRPILLMADAQPTGGYPVIAVAIQADLHRAAQLMPGDDVRFAWTTHAEAIAAWRALNALLDSPIGVDEGIALAAGAQG; this is encoded by the coding sequence TTGCGTGTCATTGCACCAGGCGCGCTGTGCACCATACAAGACCTAGGACGCCCAGGCTACCAACACTTCGGCGCGCCGATCGGCGGCGCGATGGATCGCGTCGCCTGCGTCATCGCCAATCGGCTGGTCGGCAACCCGCCCACGGCCGCCTGCTTGGAGATCACCGCCGGCGGCACCGCCTTCGAGGTCTTAGCGCCATGCGTGATCGCCGCGACCGGCGGAGACCTGGGCGCGACGCTCGACAACCGGCTGCTGCCAACCTGGGTAAGCGCGCTCGTTCGTCCAGGACAGCGCATTGCCTTTGAGGAGCGTCGTCGAGGCGCGCGCGCCTATCTCGCGCTGGCCGGCGGCGTGGATGCACCGCTTGCGCTTGGCTCGCGCAGCACCTATCTGCCCGGCCGGTTCGGCGGCCTGGGCGGACGGGCGCTGCAAATGGGCGACGTGATTCGACCGGCATCATCGGCGTTCGATTTGGCGCGGCTTGCCGGACGCATCTGGCCTGCGCCTGTGGACTACGCGCCGCTCATCCGCATCTTGCCCTTTCACCCCTCGCCTGGCCAACCGGACCTTACCGGACTGGACCTCTTGACCGCCCTGCCCTGGCGCGTCGGCGTAACGTCGAATCGGATCGGCCTGCGGCTAGAGGGCGCCAGGCTGAGCAGCGCGCAAGCCGGCGACCTGCCGTCGTTCGGCATCGTCCCCGGCGTCATCCAGCTCCCGCCGGACGGGCGTCCGATTCTGCTCATGGCCGATGCCCAGCCCACCGGCGGCTATCCGGTGATCGCCGTGGCGATTCAGGCCGACCTGCATCGCGCAGCACAGCTCATGCCCGGCGACGATGTGCGCTTCGCCTGGACGACGCACGCAGAAGCCATCGCGGCCTGGCGCGCATTGAACGCCCTGCTCGATTCGCCGATTGGTGTAGACGAGGGCATCGCGCTGGCCGCCGGCGCGCAAGGCTGA
- the fabG gene encoding 3-ketoacyl-ACP reductase, which yields MENTPLLQGHAALVTGAGRGIGRAIALMLAREGCDVGLIARDAQALRQAQAACEAYGVRALPLAMDLSETASLPLAIQACNEAFGGLNVLVNNAGIHQFASAVEANLEMWDRMLDVNLRAAMHATRLALPHIIAGRQAGRRGAVIFISSLGGKFTAPTNAGYAAAKHALTGFGGSVFEDVRDFGIKVCVIYPGWTNTGLLADWLQPEEVIQPEDIAEAVRFVIASAPTVCPTEIVLQTQSSRAARLFSTP from the coding sequence ATGGAGAACACACCACTGCTTCAAGGACACGCGGCGCTGGTCACCGGCGCCGGTCGGGGGATCGGTCGCGCCATCGCGCTGATGCTGGCCCGCGAAGGCTGCGACGTTGGGCTAATCGCGCGGGATGCCCAAGCGCTGCGCCAGGCGCAGGCCGCGTGCGAAGCGTATGGGGTGCGCGCATTGCCTTTGGCGATGGATCTGAGCGAGACGGCATCGCTCCCTTTGGCCATCCAGGCGTGCAACGAGGCGTTCGGTGGGCTGAACGTGCTGGTCAATAACGCCGGCATCCACCAGTTCGCCTCCGCTGTGGAGGCGAACCTAGAAATGTGGGATCGCATGCTGGACGTGAACCTGCGCGCCGCAATGCATGCGACGCGGCTGGCACTGCCACACATCATCGCGGGCAGGCAGGCCGGTCGGCGCGGCGCGGTTATCTTCATCTCATCGCTGGGCGGCAAATTCACTGCGCCGACCAACGCCGGCTATGCTGCAGCCAAACACGCACTGACCGGATTTGGCGGCAGCGTATTTGAAGACGTGCGCGACTTCGGCATAAAAGTGTGCGTGATCTATCCTGGCTGGACGAACACCGGCCTGCTCGCCGACTGGTTGCAGCCCGAAGAGGTGATCCAGCCGGAAGACATCGCCGAGGCCGTGCGTTTCGTCATCGCCTCAGCGCCAACCGTCTGCCCGACCGAGATCGTGCTACAAACTCAGTCGTCGCGGGCGGCACGCCTTTTCTCAACCCCGTGA
- the guaA gene encoding GMP synthase [glutamine-hydrolyzing]: MPVIDAVAVLDFGSQYSQLIARRVREAHVYCELFPWDAPRDQVMALQPRGFILSGGPNSVYDPAAPTLPSYVLESSLPVLGICYGMQLLAHALGGRVAPALQREYGEAQLEISGCELWPDAIAQLRSPITVWMSHGDRIEALPPGFKVIARTAHSPIAGMADPARRRYAIQFHPEVNHTQHGREIIAHFVHAICGCRASWTPANIIEESVQKIRAQVGRRPVICGLSGGVDSSVAATLAHKAVGDQLTCVFVNTGLLRKGEPEQVVETFEREQGMRLIAVDASEEFLEALGGVTDPEEKRRRIGEKFIRVFEAVVREHGIGLKNAKAREDARPVLCQGTLYPDVIESRGPERPAAAKIKTHHNVGGLPVDMQFELLEPLRYLFKDEVRAIGAALGLPDAIVWRQPFPGPGLAVRVLGEVTWARLERLRAADAIVQEELRRADLMRATSQAFAVLLPVRTVGVMGDGRTYSEVIAIRAVTTDDFMTADWARIPFDVLARISNRIVNEVLGVNRVVFDITTKPPATIEWE, encoded by the coding sequence GTGCCAGTGATTGACGCCGTCGCCGTCCTCGACTTCGGATCGCAGTACTCGCAACTCATCGCCCGCCGCGTTCGCGAAGCGCATGTATATTGCGAACTGTTCCCCTGGGATGCGCCGCGCGATCAGGTGATGGCGTTGCAGCCGCGCGGCTTCATTCTGTCCGGCGGGCCGAACAGTGTGTACGACCCTGCCGCGCCGACCCTGCCTAGCTATGTGCTGGAGAGCAGCCTGCCGGTGTTGGGCATTTGCTATGGCATGCAACTGCTGGCGCACGCGCTTGGCGGGCGGGTGGCGCCAGCGCTGCAGCGAGAATACGGCGAAGCGCAACTAGAGATCTCAGGCTGCGAGCTGTGGCCAGACGCGATCGCTCAGCTTCGGTCGCCGATCACCGTATGGATGAGCCACGGCGATCGCATTGAGGCGCTGCCCCCCGGTTTCAAGGTCATCGCGCGCACGGCGCACTCCCCGATCGCCGGCATGGCCGACCCGGCACGACGGCGCTATGCGATTCAGTTCCACCCCGAAGTCAATCACACCCAGCACGGGCGCGAGATCATCGCGCACTTCGTGCATGCCATCTGCGGTTGTCGCGCGTCGTGGACGCCGGCGAACATCATCGAAGAGAGTGTGCAGAAGATTCGCGCTCAAGTCGGACGGCGACCGGTGATCTGTGGGTTGTCCGGCGGTGTGGATTCGTCAGTCGCGGCGACGCTGGCGCACAAGGCAGTGGGCGATCAACTCACCTGCGTGTTCGTGAACACCGGCTTGCTGCGCAAGGGCGAGCCGGAACAGGTCGTCGAGACGTTCGAGCGCGAGCAGGGCATGCGGCTGATCGCCGTGGACGCCAGCGAGGAATTCCTGGAAGCCTTAGGCGGGGTGACCGACCCAGAAGAGAAGCGCCGGCGCATTGGCGAGAAATTCATCCGTGTGTTCGAGGCAGTCGTGAGAGAACACGGGATAGGGTTGAAGAACGCGAAGGCAAGAGAGGATGCCCGCCCCGTGCTGTGTCAGGGCACGCTGTATCCCGATGTGATCGAGAGCCGTGGACCGGAGCGCCCGGCAGCGGCGAAGATCAAAACGCACCACAACGTAGGCGGGTTGCCCGTGGACATGCAGTTTGAGCTGCTGGAGCCACTGCGCTATCTCTTCAAGGATGAGGTGCGCGCCATCGGTGCAGCGCTGGGGCTGCCGGACGCGATCGTTTGGCGGCAGCCCTTCCCCGGCCCGGGCTTGGCCGTGCGCGTGCTGGGCGAGGTGACATGGGCGCGGCTTGAGCGCCTGCGCGCTGCCGACGCAATTGTGCAGGAGGAACTCCGTCGCGCCGACCTGATGCGCGCCACGTCGCAAGCTTTTGCCGTGCTGCTGCCCGTGCGCACGGTGGGCGTGATGGGCGACGGGCGGACCTACAGCGAGGTCATCGCCATCCGCGCCGTGACCACCGACGATTTCATGACCGCTGACTGGGCGCGCATCCCCTTCGATGTGTTGGCGCGCATCAGCAACCGCATCGTGAACGAAGTGCTCGGCGTTAACCGCGTCGTTTTTGACATCACTACCAAGCCACCGGCGACCATTGAGTGGGAATAA